In Humulus lupulus chromosome 7, drHumLupu1.1, whole genome shotgun sequence, the following are encoded in one genomic region:
- the LOC133792793 gene encoding beta-galactosidase 9-like isoform X1: MTVKEPNGVWSDDIFTVHGILEHLNVTKDYSDYLWYISRIYISDEDISFWEENNIGPAVKIDSMRDVLRVFVNGQLEGTVIGRWVKVFQPVHFVKGYNDLVFLSQTVGLQNYGAFLEKDRAGFRGKVKLTGFQNGDIDLSKSLWTYQVGLKGEFLKIYAAEENEKAGWTDLTPDADPSILRESPSISVRESQDDS; the protein is encoded by the exons ATGACCGTTAAAGAGCCAAATGGTGTATGGAGTGACGATATTTTTACAGTTCATGGTATATTGGAGCATTTAAATGTGACAAAGGACTATTCTGATTATCTATGGTATATATCCAG AATATATATTTCAGACGAGGATATATCATTTTGGGAGGAGAATAATATTGGTCCAGCAGTTAAAATTGATAGTATGCGTGATGTTTTGCGTGTATTTGTCAATGGCCAGCTTGAAG GCACTGTGATAGGCCGTTGGGTGAAGGTTTTCCAGCCTGTACATTTTGTCAAAGGATATAATGATCTAGTGTTCTTATCTCAAACAGTTGGCCTGCAG AATTATGGTGCATTCTTGGAGAAAGACAGAGCAGGGTTTAGAGGGAAAGTTAAACTTACTGGATTTCAAAATGGGGATATAGACCTTTCAAAGTCTTTATGGACCTACCAG GTTGGGCTCAAGGGAGAATTCTTGAAGATATATGCTgcagaagaaaatgaaaaggcaGGGTGGACTGATTTAACTCCAGATGCTGATCCATCGATATTAAGAGAGTCGCCATCTATTTCAGTTcgggagtcacaagatgattcttag
- the LOC133792793 gene encoding beta-galactosidase 9-like isoform X2, translated as MTVKEPNGVWSDDIFTVHGILEHLNVTKDYSDYLWYISSEGTVIGRWVKVFQPVHFVKGYNDLVFLSQTVGLQNYGAFLEKDRAGFRGKVKLTGFQNGDIDLSKSLWTYQVGLKGEFLKIYAAEENEKAGWTDLTPDADPSILRESPSISVRESQDDS; from the exons ATGACCGTTAAAGAGCCAAATGGTGTATGGAGTGACGATATTTTTACAGTTCATGGTATATTGGAGCATTTAAATGTGACAAAGGACTATTCTGATTATCTATGGTATATATCCAG TGAAGGCACTGTGATAGGCCGTTGGGTGAAGGTTTTCCAGCCTGTACATTTTGTCAAAGGATATAATGATCTAGTGTTCTTATCTCAAACAGTTGGCCTGCAG AATTATGGTGCATTCTTGGAGAAAGACAGAGCAGGGTTTAGAGGGAAAGTTAAACTTACTGGATTTCAAAATGGGGATATAGACCTTTCAAAGTCTTTATGGACCTACCAG GTTGGGCTCAAGGGAGAATTCTTGAAGATATATGCTgcagaagaaaatgaaaaggcaGGGTGGACTGATTTAACTCCAGATGCTGATCCATCGATATTAAGAGAGTCGCCATCTATTTCAGTTcgggagtcacaagatgattcttag